A window of the Alnus glutinosa chromosome 4, dhAlnGlut1.1, whole genome shotgun sequence genome harbors these coding sequences:
- the LOC133866112 gene encoding uncharacterized protein LOC133866112, whose product MGFHLLGLTDLVLTDIAPVMPALKSNLKRNKPVLAKTLKHSILYWNNPDQIKSLKPPFHYVIAIDFVYIETVGPLVSTMEALVADDCVVLLDYQHSSSKVLQLSTS is encoded by the coding sequence ATGGGGTTCCACCTCCTGGGACTCACCGACCTGGTGTTGACTGACATAGCCCCCGTGATGCCCGCTTTGAAAAGCAACCTCAAGCGCAACAAACCCGTCCTCGCCAAAACCCTCAAGCACTCCATCCTCTACTGGAACAACCCTGACCAAATCAAGTCCCTTAAACCGCCCTTCCACTACGTCATCGCCATCGACTTCGTTTACATTGAGACCGTGGGCCCGCTAGTGTCCACCATGGAGGCCCTAGTGGCCGACGACTGCGTTGTCTTGCTCGACTACCAACACAGTTCCTCGAAGGTATTGCAACTGTCAACAAGTTGA